Proteins co-encoded in one Fimbriimonadia bacterium genomic window:
- a CDS encoding S41 family peptidase, with translation MKGIRRVLRGTGVLLAAVFAFVLGYAWQSLSDPDALVSDLSHVADRIVARSGRSPAGIPVVETYSDTLQELQKSHYQPVNETQITYSAISGMLSGLGDPYTRFMTPEAWSAMEKETAGEYVGVGATLDPSPLGAIVKRPLPNSPCMAAGIKAGDLIIAVDTKPVAGMDIEDIVRMIRGEEGTPVTLTIERKTNGELQTKDYRLIRARVDLPTVEYRMLNAAAGRVGYVSLSHFNEKASDALAAALSDLRSKGMTALVLDLRDDPGGLLTQAVSVAGQFLNGKSVVIVKERDKPEKTIYTEPSMYKAAPPPMVVLVNKNSASASEIVAGALKDHRVATIIGEKTFGKGLVQTLIDMRNGSAVAITTARYYTPNHTDINGKTLPSGERVGGGLVPDIEIEQSKDYVFGEDATDAQLQKALEVLAKHGRPGG, from the coding sequence GTGAAAGGGATTCGACGCGTGTTGCGAGGTACCGGGGTTCTCCTCGCCGCCGTCTTCGCATTCGTTCTCGGATACGCCTGGCAGAGCTTGTCGGATCCGGATGCGCTCGTCAGCGACCTCTCGCATGTGGCCGACCGGATTGTCGCGCGGAGCGGTCGTTCGCCCGCGGGCATTCCCGTTGTCGAGACCTATAGCGACACGCTGCAGGAGCTTCAGAAGAGTCACTACCAGCCGGTGAACGAGACGCAGATCACCTACAGCGCGATTTCGGGCATGTTGAGTGGGCTGGGCGATCCGTACACGCGCTTCATGACTCCTGAAGCCTGGAGTGCGATGGAGAAGGAGACTGCAGGCGAGTACGTCGGTGTTGGTGCCACTCTGGATCCGTCTCCCCTGGGAGCCATCGTCAAGCGGCCGTTGCCCAACAGCCCGTGCATGGCTGCAGGCATCAAGGCCGGCGACCTGATCATCGCAGTGGACACCAAGCCCGTTGCCGGGATGGATATCGAAGACATCGTCCGCATGATTCGGGGTGAAGAGGGGACACCGGTCACGCTGACCATCGAGCGAAAAACCAACGGAGAGCTGCAGACGAAGGACTATAGGTTGATCCGTGCCCGCGTGGACCTTCCGACCGTCGAGTATCGGATGCTGAACGCGGCCGCGGGACGAGTCGGCTATGTGTCTCTCTCCCACTTCAACGAGAAGGCTTCGGACGCGCTCGCGGCGGCACTATCCGACCTGCGCTCGAAGGGTATGACCGCACTCGTGTTAGACCTCCGCGATGACCCCGGGGGACTTCTGACTCAGGCTGTGTCCGTAGCCGGGCAGTTCCTGAACGGTAAGTCCGTGGTTATCGTGAAGGAGCGCGACAAACCGGAGAAGACCATCTACACCGAGCCGAGCATGTACAAGGCTGCTCCACCGCCGATGGTGGTCTTGGTCAACAAGAACTCGGCCAGTGCATCGGAGATCGTGGCAGGCGCGCTGAAGGACCATCGCGTTGCCACGATCATCGGCGAGAAGACGTTCGGAAAGGGCTTGGTGCAGACGCTGATTGATATGCGCAACGGCTCTGCCGTCGCCATCACCACTGCTAGGTACTACACGCCGAACCACACCGACATCAACGGCAAGACCCTGCCGAGCGGTGAGCGCGTGGGAGGTGGCCTCGTGCCGGACATCGAGATTGAACAGAGCAAGGACTACGTGTTCGGCGAGGATGCGACAGATGCGCAACTCCAGAAGGCGCTGGAGGTTCTCGCGAAACACGGGCGACCGGGCGGCTAG
- a CDS encoding NUDIX hydrolase, whose amino-acid sequence MRETLISSETIFSGRVVTLRLDTVRLADGSIATREVVAHEGAVAIVPFLDPETVLMVRQYRRAVDQVLLEIPAGTREKGEDPDECARRELVEETGYSAGTMTRLFEQFLAPGYSSERLIVYEARDLRPGVQKLDSDERVELESVPTHRMLEMIRKGEIRDAKTIAGLLVSLSQ is encoded by the coding sequence GTGCGCGAGACGCTGATCTCCTCGGAAACCATATTCTCCGGTCGCGTGGTTACGTTGCGGTTGGACACGGTGCGCCTGGCCGACGGTTCGATCGCCACACGCGAGGTGGTCGCACACGAGGGCGCGGTGGCCATCGTTCCGTTCCTGGACCCAGAGACCGTGCTAATGGTCAGGCAGTATCGGCGCGCGGTTGACCAAGTGCTGCTCGAGATACCCGCAGGAACGCGGGAGAAGGGCGAAGACCCTGACGAGTGCGCTAGACGAGAGTTGGTTGAAGAGACCGGATACTCGGCTGGGACGATGACACGGCTGTTCGAACAGTTTCTGGCGCCCGGGTACTCGAGTGAACGGCTCATCGTGTACGAGGCCCGCGACTTGAGGCCGGGAGTGCAGAAGCTGGACAGCGACGAGCGAGTGGAACTGGAGTCTGTGCCGACGCACAGAATGCTGGAGATGATCCGCAAAGGGGAGATTCGCGATGCAAAGACCATCGCGGGGCTCCTGGTATCGCTGTCACAATGA
- the folB gene encoding dihydroneopterin aldolase has product MTDHIRIEGIEFYAHHGVSEEERSVGHRYWADLSVYGDFRAACTSDRLEDTISYSKLARMAVEIGTSERFALLEKLAETMAERVLRDDERIAEVEVTVGKLHPPARAVVHRAAVVLRRTRSDFGLPERGV; this is encoded by the coding sequence GTGACTGACCACATCCGCATCGAGGGTATCGAGTTTTACGCGCATCACGGCGTCTCGGAGGAAGAACGCAGCGTGGGCCATAGGTATTGGGCCGACTTGAGTGTGTACGGCGACTTTCGAGCTGCCTGTACTTCGGACCGGCTCGAGGACACGATCAGTTATTCCAAGCTAGCCCGAATGGCAGTCGAGATCGGCACCAGCGAGCGCTTCGCACTTCTCGAGAAGCTGGCGGAGACGATGGCGGAGCGGGTTCTGCGGGACGATGAGCGGATCGCGGAGGTCGAAGTCACGGTTGGGAAGCTGCATCCGCCTGCCCGAGCTGTTGTTCACCGGGCAGCGGTGGTGCTGCGGCGCACCCGGTCAGACTTCGGGCTGCCGGAGAGGGGGGTCTAG
- a CDS encoding pantoate--beta-alanine ligase: MEVLATVRDVRVWVAEKRKLGHTIGLVPTMGAFHEGHLALMRQAASECESVLVSIFVNPTQFGPGEDFERYPRDLESDLRLAEGVGVTAVFAPSQEVMYPPGSETRVLPGRLAEGLCGPFRPGHFVGVATVVAKLFGICLPDHAYFGEKDFQQLRIIEQMTADLCLPVAIVRCPTVRETDGLAMSSRNAYLSAEERRQAPAIYRAIRRAAEVVRNGERSAREVERMAEQEIRSEPLFHTVEYVHIVDPVTLQRVETVEGEVRLCVAARIGTTRLIDNGVLAP; encoded by the coding sequence ATGGAAGTGCTAGCTACCGTTCGCGACGTGAGGGTATGGGTGGCGGAAAAGCGTAAGCTCGGCCATACCATCGGCCTCGTGCCCACGATGGGTGCTTTTCACGAAGGACACCTGGCCCTGATGCGCCAGGCAGCATCGGAGTGCGAGTCGGTTCTGGTTAGCATCTTTGTCAACCCCACCCAGTTCGGACCAGGAGAGGACTTCGAGCGCTACCCGAGAGACCTGGAAAGCGACCTGCGCCTCGCCGAGGGCGTTGGGGTGACGGCGGTCTTCGCGCCTTCCCAAGAGGTGATGTACCCACCCGGCTCGGAGACCCGAGTGCTACCCGGAAGGCTGGCGGAAGGGCTGTGTGGCCCGTTCCGTCCCGGGCACTTCGTCGGCGTGGCAACGGTCGTGGCCAAGCTGTTCGGCATCTGCCTGCCGGACCATGCCTACTTCGGCGAGAAGGACTTCCAGCAGTTGCGCATCATCGAGCAGATGACGGCCGATCTCTGCCTTCCCGTGGCTATCGTGCGGTGCCCAACGGTGCGTGAAACCGACGGCCTGGCCATGAGCTCACGGAATGCCTATCTCTCTGCCGAAGAACGGCGACAGGCGCCAGCGATCTATCGGGCCATTCGGCGGGCGGCCGAAGTCGTGCGGAATGGCGAGCGCTCGGCGCGGGAGGTCGAGCGTATGGCAGAGCAAGAGATACGCAGCGAACCTCTTTTCCACACTGTGGAATATGTCCACATCGTGGACCCGGTAACGCTTCAACGAGTGGAAACGGTAGAGGGGGAAGTGAGGCTCTGTGTCGCTGCTCGAATCGGTACTACAAGACTGATAGACAACGGAGTGCTAGCCCCATGA
- a CDS encoding YjbQ family protein, producing MKSHTEYLWFETPRRRQYVHITDKVAKIVKQSGVREGFVLVSAMHITASIYVNDHESGLIQDIDRWVEDLAPVRPDYLHHRTGEDNGDAHLKRLLLGHQVVLPITDGELDLGPWERVFYAEFDGQRRKRVVVKVIGE from the coding sequence ATGAAGTCCCATACCGAGTACCTCTGGTTCGAGACCCCGAGAAGGCGGCAGTACGTCCACATCACCGACAAAGTGGCGAAGATCGTGAAGCAGTCCGGCGTTCGAGAGGGGTTCGTGCTGGTCAGCGCGATGCACATCACGGCTTCGATCTACGTCAACGACCACGAGAGTGGGCTCATTCAAGACATTGACCGGTGGGTGGAGGATCTGGCACCTGTTCGCCCAGACTATCTGCATCATCGTACCGGCGAAGACAATGGCGATGCACATCTCAAGCGCCTGTTGCTAGGTCACCAAGTCGTCCTGCCGATCACAGACGGCGAACTGGACCTCGGGCCGTGGGAGCGCGTGTTCTATGCGGAATTCGATGGGCAACGACGCAAACGAGTGGTTGTGAAGGTAATCGGAGAGTAG
- a CDS encoding pyridoxal phosphate-dependent aminotransferase: protein MRRNGADVIAFGVGEPDFPTPEAIGEAGIQAIRDGHTRYTPSAGTIELRKAIAEKLLRENKVRYDPHEVVISCGAKHAMFNALLALCNPGDEVLLPCPYWPTYVEQVRLCGAIPVEVPCHEEDGYLPSYNALRQRVSYHTKAIIVNTPNNPTGAVWPRSVLKEIAAIALKYDCWIIADEIYERLTYEGEEHVSIASLSRQVWERTVTVGGVSKTYAMTGWRIGYAAAPKEVADAMSRLQDQMTSNPCSISMRAAEAAFAMPQEDLEHMREEYADRREMLHRGLTECPGVSCQRTKGAFSFFPSVHGVLGGCFGSTVELAEYLLDNAGCAVLPGEAFGAPGHLRLSYALSKQDIERGVKRLTKAFAMLSP, encoded by the coding sequence ATGCGCAGGAACGGCGCGGACGTCATCGCCTTCGGCGTGGGGGAACCCGACTTCCCGACGCCCGAAGCAATCGGGGAAGCGGGTATCCAGGCCATTCGCGACGGCCACACACGCTACACGCCCTCGGCTGGCACGATAGAGCTGAGAAAGGCCATTGCCGAGAAGCTCCTCCGCGAGAACAAGGTGCGATACGACCCGCACGAGGTAGTGATATCGTGCGGGGCAAAGCATGCCATGTTCAACGCGCTTTTGGCACTCTGCAACCCGGGGGACGAGGTACTGCTTCCGTGTCCTTATTGGCCGACCTATGTAGAGCAAGTGCGGTTGTGCGGTGCGATACCCGTCGAAGTCCCTTGTCATGAGGAGGATGGCTACCTGCCCAGCTACAATGCTTTGCGCCAGCGCGTGTCGTATCACACGAAAGCAATCATCGTCAACACACCTAACAATCCGACCGGGGCGGTTTGGCCACGGTCGGTGCTAAAAGAGATCGCGGCGATAGCTCTCAAATACGACTGCTGGATCATCGCTGACGAGATCTATGAACGTCTCACTTACGAGGGAGAGGAGCATGTTAGTATTGCTTCTCTGAGCAGGCAGGTTTGGGAAAGAACCGTAACGGTAGGTGGTGTCTCCAAGACCTATGCCATGACCGGCTGGCGCATCGGTTATGCAGCAGCCCCGAAGGAAGTCGCTGATGCGATGAGCAGGTTGCAGGACCAGATGACCAGCAACCCATGCTCCATCTCGATGCGTGCGGCGGAGGCAGCGTTCGCAATGCCACAGGAAGATCTGGAGCACATGCGCGAGGAGTATGCTGACCGGCGAGAGATGTTGCACCGTGGGTTGACGGAGTGCCCGGGTGTTAGCTGTCAGAGGACGAAGGGCGCGTTCTCTTTCTTTCCTTCTGTGCATGGCGTGCTCGGAGGCTGCTTCGGCAGCACCGTAGAACTAGCCGAGTACCTGCTCGACAACGCGGGCTGTGCCGTACTCCCGGGCGAAGCCTTCGGTGCACCCGGTCATCTTCGCCTCAGCTACGCCCTCTCGAAACAAGATATCGAGCGCGGAGTGAAACGCCTCACAAAGGCGTTTGCGATGCTGTCACCGTGA
- the rnc gene encoding ribonuclease III, with protein MKKRTPIVKKRIPIKNRDLLRQALTHRSSVGDDSPASNERLEFFGDSVLGVVISEYMFQRFPQWDQGALSKAKSAIVQESSLAEAGRRLGLDEMVIVGSGEEAAGGRRRTSILADAYEAVIGAVYLDRGFKKAHAFVLETLDFALQQVASGKMQLIDAKSKLQEITQARWKSTPVYRVTAEHGLPHEPSFEVEVLVNGTPLGQGSGRSKKEAEQAAAARALAQMHNLSPEE; from the coding sequence GTGAAAAAACGCACCCCTATCGTGAAAAAACGCATCCCTATCAAGAACCGCGATCTGCTCCGTCAGGCACTAACGCACAGATCCTCGGTCGGAGACGATTCGCCCGCATCCAACGAGCGACTGGAGTTCTTTGGTGACTCCGTGCTAGGCGTGGTGATCTCCGAGTACATGTTCCAACGGTTCCCCCAGTGGGATCAAGGGGCGCTATCCAAGGCTAAGTCCGCGATCGTGCAGGAGTCCTCGCTGGCAGAAGCAGGCCGTCGCCTCGGCCTCGATGAGATGGTGATCGTGGGAAGCGGTGAGGAAGCCGCAGGCGGACGACGGCGCACCTCTATCCTCGCCGACGCGTATGAAGCCGTAATCGGTGCCGTGTACCTCGACCGAGGCTTCAAAAAGGCGCATGCCTTCGTGCTCGAGACCCTAGACTTCGCATTGCAGCAAGTGGCATCCGGAAAAATGCAACTTATCGACGCAAAGTCCAAGCTGCAAGAGATAACACAGGCACGCTGGAAAAGCACACCCGTCTACCGGGTTACCGCAGAGCACGGCCTGCCGCACGAACCATCCTTCGAAGTCGAAGTTCTGGTGAACGGAACGCCGCTCGGGCAAGGCTCCGGCCGCAGCAAGAAGGAAGCCGAACAGGCTGCCGCAGCTCGAGCCCTGGCCCAAATGCACAACCTATCGCCGGAAGAGTGA
- a CDS encoding ribonuclease HI family protein — MNAERFQATLFTDGASKGNPGPASIGVLLQNAKGNALAKISERIGIATNNEAEYAALIRGLKEAKRLGLRRIRWHTDSQLLHRQWIGRYRVRSPRLQKLYAQAKLLAAQFDAVLPEHVHRTKNTKADALANAAFHC, encoded by the coding sequence ATGAATGCGGAAAGATTCCAAGCCACACTCTTCACCGACGGCGCTAGCAAAGGCAATCCCGGACCCGCCTCCATCGGAGTGCTCCTCCAAAACGCAAAAGGAAACGCTCTGGCAAAAATCTCGGAACGCATAGGCATCGCCACCAATAACGAAGCAGAATATGCCGCCCTGATCCGGGGCCTAAAGGAGGCGAAAAGACTCGGCCTGCGAAGAATACGCTGGCACACCGACTCCCAACTGCTGCACCGACAGTGGATAGGCCGATACCGAGTCCGCTCGCCCCGCCTGCAAAAGCTATACGCCCAGGCCAAACTGCTCGCTGCCCAATTCGACGCCGTATTGCCCGAACACGTGCACCGAACCAAAAACACGAAGGCGGACGCACTCGCCAACGCGGCTTTTCATTGTTGA
- a CDS encoding carbonic anhydrase produces MKPDVALAELLAGNECFYTGRSHGYVYSSTDRMELAHAQHPIACILCCSDSRVTPEVLFDQPLGRLFVVRSPGNTSSPEALAGFEFALQSVGVNLFVVLGHTHCGAVTLAVEGLAATGAIGSILLRIQPAVYRIPADAPNRITAVAEQNVRATIETLQMQSMALRDAVRSGGAKLLGAMYDLESGRVAILE; encoded by the coding sequence ATGAAACCCGATGTGGCCCTCGCCGAGCTGCTGGCAGGCAACGAGTGCTTCTACACGGGTCGGTCTCACGGTTACGTGTACTCCTCTACCGATCGGATGGAACTGGCACATGCGCAGCATCCCATCGCCTGCATTCTCTGCTGCTCGGACTCCCGCGTGACACCCGAGGTGCTATTCGACCAACCACTGGGTCGGTTGTTCGTCGTTCGGAGCCCGGGCAACACCTCGAGCCCCGAGGCACTTGCGGGCTTCGAGTTCGCACTACAGTCTGTGGGTGTCAACCTGTTCGTGGTGCTGGGTCACACACACTGTGGCGCGGTGACTTTGGCGGTAGAGGGCCTGGCCGCGACCGGGGCGATTGGAAGCATCCTACTCCGAATTCAGCCTGCCGTATATCGCATACCGGCAGATGCTCCGAACCGCATCACGGCAGTTGCGGAGCAAAACGTCCGGGCCACCATCGAGACCCTCCAGATGCAGAGCATGGCGCTGCGGGACGCCGTTCGCTCCGGCGGGGCGAAACTGCTGGGTGCCATGTACGACCTCGAGAGCGGCCGCGTGGCCATTTTGGAGTAG
- a CDS encoding carbohydrate ABC transporter permease, translating into MPIVPRVGRGSWRVRLVFVGLYSVLSIGALSMVYPFLVMVGKGMTSAVDQHEQAVLPKYLTDAERVFVKFVEDKYADSAEEAGYAHGVTIFKVGELGVPVSPPAPDLVRRWREFVAALPPEDYNIGYRITQQRLISLLNEKYQEYCRVKFGGDLERLNREYAEENTVLQTIEPPFEKLQRRDFQHRNDRKTKDWLEFKQTLPTHFRIPICGDRVWQEMLNGEYKSSVEKLNAAWGTNYASIQQIPFGDHPPSSPVAAKLWERCLRERLPYRYVLMAGPDGVFRRCDQGLDLTDPLQRDELERRIKQAPLAALRPDTLEHRFAAQVGTKLDMPVGNLIAHNEWDYVQSHLGALRWDFATRNYRYVLNYILLHGRAVWVTLFFCIAVVVTHLIVNPLCAYALSRFPMRATGRILLFLLATMAFPAEVAMIPNFLLLKSLGMLNTYWALVLPGMASGFAIFLLKGFFDSLPRELYEAGTIDGAGELTLFRRVTMPLSKPIFAVIALQSFLAAYGAFMYAFLVCQDQRMWTVMVWLYQLQVRAPKFLTMAALTLAAIPTLVVFMFAQNVIMRGIILPSEK; encoded by the coding sequence ATGCCAATCGTTCCTAGGGTCGGTCGTGGGTCGTGGAGGGTTCGGCTCGTTTTCGTCGGGCTATATTCGGTGCTGAGTATCGGTGCCCTTTCCATGGTCTATCCGTTTTTGGTTATGGTGGGCAAAGGGATGACGAGCGCGGTGGACCAGCACGAGCAGGCCGTATTGCCAAAGTATCTGACCGATGCGGAGCGTGTATTCGTAAAGTTTGTGGAGGATAAGTATGCCGACAGTGCGGAGGAGGCCGGCTACGCCCACGGGGTCACGATTTTTAAGGTGGGGGAGCTGGGGGTGCCCGTTTCTCCGCCCGCGCCCGATTTGGTGCGACGGTGGCGGGAGTTCGTCGCCGCGCTGCCGCCGGAGGACTACAACATCGGCTATCGCATCACACAGCAGCGGCTCATCAGTTTATTGAACGAGAAGTATCAGGAGTACTGTCGCGTCAAGTTCGGGGGCGACCTCGAACGCCTCAATCGTGAGTACGCAGAGGAGAACACGGTTCTTCAGACCATCGAGCCGCCCTTCGAGAAACTGCAGCGGCGCGACTTTCAGCACCGAAACGACAGGAAAACCAAGGATTGGCTCGAGTTCAAACAAACGCTGCCCACCCACTTTCGCATCCCGATTTGCGGAGATCGCGTGTGGCAAGAGATGCTAAACGGCGAGTACAAGAGCAGTGTCGAGAAGCTCAACGCAGCATGGGGCACGAACTACGCATCGATCCAACAGATTCCGTTCGGCGACCACCCTCCCTCGTCGCCAGTCGCAGCAAAGCTCTGGGAACGGTGCCTTCGGGAGCGGCTTCCCTATCGGTATGTGTTGATGGCAGGCCCGGACGGCGTCTTCCGACGCTGCGATCAGGGTCTGGACCTAACCGACCCACTGCAACGTGACGAGTTGGAGAGGCGCATCAAGCAGGCACCGCTCGCGGCCCTGCGCCCCGACACGTTGGAGCATCGCTTCGCCGCGCAAGTGGGGACGAAGCTCGACATGCCCGTGGGGAACCTGATTGCGCACAACGAGTGGGACTATGTACAGAGTCATCTCGGCGCACTGCGATGGGACTTCGCCACGCGCAACTACCGCTATGTGTTGAACTACATCCTTTTGCACGGGCGAGCGGTATGGGTCACACTTTTCTTCTGCATCGCCGTAGTGGTCACACATCTGATCGTGAACCCCCTGTGCGCCTATGCGCTGTCACGCTTTCCCATGCGTGCCACTGGGCGCATCCTGCTCTTTCTGCTCGCTACGATGGCATTCCCTGCCGAGGTCGCGATGATCCCCAACTTCCTACTCCTAAAGTCGTTGGGAATGCTGAACACCTACTGGGCGCTGGTGTTGCCAGGCATGGCCAGCGGCTTTGCAATCTTCCTGCTAAAGGGCTTCTTCGACAGTCTTCCCCGCGAGTTGTACGAAGCGGGCACGATCGACGGAGCGGGGGAATTGACGCTGTTTCGTCGGGTTACGATGCCCCTTAGCAAGCCGATCTTCGCAGTGATAGCACTGCAGAGTTTTCTGGCTGCCTATGGCGCATTCATGTATGCGTTTCTGGTGTGTCAGGACCAGCGCATGTGGACAGTTATGGTATGGCTCTACCAACTACAGGTGCGCGCACCGAAGTTCCTCACGATGGCGGCCCTGACGCTCGCGGCAATCCCTACACTGGTCGTGTTCATGTTCGCTCAGAACGTGATCATGCGAGGCATCATCCTGCCCAGCGAGAAGTGA
- a CDS encoding 16S rRNA (uracil(1498)-N(3))-methyltransferase gives MGGTAREAIRALPRFHVLPEQITGGRVNLDGDQAHKASRVLRLRVGDPLAAMDGSGDCFVCRVVWVERGNLSAEVLERHSLDTEPAIRIHVCQAIAKGDKLEAVVRSCTEVGASGFTLFGAERCVARWPEARVASRLERLRVIARDSAEVSLRACVPAVGWASGLATAPPAGMPTVFLYEGADCPFLAEVVPGGNEIALVIGPEGGFTNAEVSLARSCGWLVASLGPRVLRTEHAAFAAICGLSALRFSAGG, from the coding sequence GTGGGTGGCACTGCTCGTGAGGCGATAAGGGCACTTCCCCGCTTTCATGTGCTGCCCGAGCAGATCACGGGAGGGCGCGTGAACCTGGACGGGGACCAGGCGCATAAGGCGAGTCGCGTCCTTAGGTTGCGGGTAGGGGACCCTCTGGCGGCGATGGACGGGTCGGGAGACTGCTTCGTGTGCCGCGTGGTGTGGGTCGAGCGAGGCAACCTCTCGGCGGAGGTGTTAGAGCGCCATTCGCTGGATACCGAGCCTGCGATTCGCATTCACGTTTGCCAGGCCATTGCCAAGGGCGATAAGTTGGAGGCCGTCGTTCGCTCCTGCACAGAGGTGGGCGCGTCCGGGTTCACGCTATTCGGGGCCGAGCGATGCGTCGCGCGGTGGCCCGAGGCGCGGGTCGCAAGCCGGTTGGAAAGGCTACGGGTCATCGCGCGCGATTCGGCCGAGGTGAGCCTTCGCGCGTGCGTCCCTGCGGTGGGGTGGGCGAGCGGCCTAGCGACCGCACCACCTGCCGGCATGCCGACCGTGTTTTTGTACGAAGGGGCCGATTGCCCTTTTCTCGCGGAGGTCGTCCCGGGCGGCAACGAAATCGCCCTCGTCATCGGGCCCGAAGGGGGTTTCACGAATGCCGAGGTTTCGCTCGCGCGCTCGTGCGGATGGCTCGTCGCTTCGCTCGGCCCACGCGTGCTGCGCACCGAGCATGCTGCCTTTGCTGCAATCTGTGGGCTATCGGCGTTGCGCTTCTCGGCAGGGGGCTAG
- the prmA gene encoding 50S ribosomal protein L11 methyltransferase, protein MIEETDWSEAWKAFFRPRRIGRRLVVCPSWEQAEAGPDDIVLDLDPGQAFGTGEHPTTQMCLELLEQHIRPGDKVLDIGVGSGILSIAALKLGADRAVCCDVDPVSVAAARENLQRNGCGDKADVVLAEGIRWCRAMFDLVVSNIVSATLVRLAGDVAARSRPGGAWILSGVSRDNENGVLAACGEAGFAPVERREEGEWVALLVRR, encoded by the coding sequence GTGATCGAGGAGACGGACTGGTCCGAGGCGTGGAAAGCATTCTTCCGACCCAGGCGGATCGGACGGCGGCTCGTGGTGTGTCCATCCTGGGAGCAAGCCGAGGCGGGACCAGACGACATCGTTCTCGACCTCGATCCTGGGCAGGCTTTCGGTACGGGAGAGCATCCAACCACGCAGATGTGCCTCGAGCTGCTAGAGCAGCACATACGACCTGGCGACAAGGTACTGGACATCGGCGTGGGATCGGGCATTCTCTCGATCGCGGCCCTCAAGCTCGGTGCCGACCGCGCCGTATGTTGCGACGTGGACCCGGTCAGCGTGGCAGCCGCCCGGGAAAACTTGCAGCGGAACGGGTGTGGCGACAAGGCCGATGTGGTGCTCGCGGAGGGTATACGCTGGTGTCGTGCAATGTTCGACCTCGTCGTGTCCAACATCGTCTCGGCTACTCTAGTGCGCCTCGCAGGCGATGTGGCAGCGCGCTCGAGGCCGGGGGGAGCGTGGATTCTCTCGGGAGTCTCCCGTGACAACGAGAACGGTGTACTAGCGGCCTGCGGAGAGGCCGGATTCGCGCCTGTAGAGCGCCGGGAGGAGGGGGAGTGGGTGGCACTGCTCGTGAGGCGATAA
- the dnaJ gene encoding molecular chaperone DnaJ has protein sequence MPTRDYYEVLGVPRDASRSAIQSAYRRLAREHHPDVNSGDREAEERFKEINEAYRVLSDDEQRARYDRFGIAGDDMGGMTVEDPFTGLGDIFEMFFGGGGRARGRRSSAQAGEPVEIDLQITLKEALTGVRKDLSFSRLTTCDTCNGSGARPGSSPVGCPHCGGLGQVNEQRRTLFGTTVISTPCYACRGEGMVIQDPCPTCRGAGRIKKTVKQSVEIPRGVENGATLQVSGGGHDGIKGGPPGDMFINVSVAADKRLQRRGTELYTVLETSFAQLALGDTVTVEGVDGPVEVEIMPGSQPGSEITVRGKGMPALGQEGRGDLHVGLRLTVPTDLTERQKELLVEFERESGRQPSRRKKGKSFLDQFKDTLRGEG, from the coding sequence ATGCCCACTCGCGACTACTACGAGGTTCTCGGGGTCCCACGCGACGCCTCGCGCTCTGCCATTCAGAGTGCCTACCGGCGGCTTGCCAGAGAGCACCATCCCGACGTGAACTCGGGTGACCGAGAAGCCGAAGAGCGCTTCAAGGAGATCAACGAGGCGTATCGGGTGCTGTCCGACGACGAGCAGCGAGCTCGGTACGACCGCTTCGGCATCGCGGGCGACGACATGGGCGGGATGACGGTGGAGGACCCGTTCACCGGCCTGGGCGACATCTTCGAGATGTTTTTCGGTGGCGGTGGCCGGGCACGAGGTCGCCGATCCAGTGCTCAGGCGGGCGAACCCGTCGAGATAGACCTGCAGATCACGCTCAAGGAGGCCCTCACGGGCGTCCGTAAGGACCTCTCGTTCTCCAGGCTAACCACGTGCGACACCTGCAACGGGTCCGGGGCGCGGCCCGGCAGCTCGCCGGTCGGCTGCCCGCACTGTGGCGGGCTCGGCCAGGTGAATGAGCAGCGTAGGACCTTGTTCGGCACAACGGTTATCAGCACACCCTGCTACGCCTGCAGAGGCGAAGGCATGGTGATTCAGGACCCGTGCCCGACGTGTCGTGGTGCCGGACGCATAAAGAAAACGGTCAAGCAGAGTGTCGAGATTCCTCGCGGTGTCGAGAACGGGGCCACGCTTCAGGTGTCTGGCGGAGGGCACGATGGTATCAAGGGCGGCCCGCCGGGAGACATGTTCATCAACGTCTCGGTGGCGGCAGACAAACGGCTCCAGCGTCGCGGCACCGAGCTGTACACCGTTCTAGAGACCTCGTTCGCCCAACTAGCCCTCGGCGACACCGTGACTGTCGAGGGAGTAGATGGCCCTGTCGAAGTGGAGATCATGCCCGGCTCCCAGCCGGGATCAGAGATCACCGTTCGAGGCAAAGGCATGCCTGCGCTGGGGCAGGAGGGGCGCGGGGATCTACATGTCGGTTTACGGCTGACGGTTCCCACGGACCTCACGGAGCGCCAAAAAGAGCTTCTGGTGGAGTTCGAGCGCGAATCCGGTCGCCAGCCCTCAAGGCGCAAGAAGGGGAAAAGCTTCCTGGACCAGTTCAAAGACACGTTGCGCGGCGAAGGGTAG